A DNA window from Trypanosoma brucei brucei TREU927 chromosome 10, whole genome shotgun sequence contains the following coding sequences:
- a CDS encoding actin-like protein 2, putative (likely role in F-actin nucleation as part of complex with ARP3 (curated by B. Wickstead, Univ. of Oxford)), translating into MSEKLPVVLDNGSGFLKCGFAGSNFPEVFFRTAVGRPVLRQTKVSEGRSSKRKDTQVDPLTKDLVLGDECNGAHHLLDMTFPIHNGVIQNMDDMRYLWKHAFHNLLSIEPEDHSLLISEAPLFSHKDRVKLYEVMFEEFKFPFVQSTPQGVLSLFSNGLQTGVAVECGECVSHCTPIFEGYTIPKANRRVDLGGRNITEFLVRLMQRRGYSFNQSSDFETVRCIKERFCYAAVDPKLEQRLALETTVLEKTFLLPDGSSCSIGQERFEATEALFQPRLIDVECEGISSQLWNCIQATDIDVRFALYSHVVLSGGSTMFPGFPSRIERDMRAAYSERIVKGDPERLSRFPLCVEDPPRRRWMSFLGGAALAAVTAGNHDMWLSKKEWDEGGASAIQARFGV; encoded by the coding sequence ATGAGCGAAAAGCTCCCCGTTGTGCTAGACAATGGGAGTGGCTTTCTCAAGTGTGGTTTTGCGGGGTCAAACTTTCCTGAAGTCTTCTTTCGGACCGCCGTCGGCCGCCCCGTTCTCCGCCAGACTAAAGTGAGTGAAGGCAGGagtagcaaaagaaaagatacaCAAGTGGATCCACTGACGAAAGACCTTGTATTGGGTGATGAATGTAATGGTGCTCATCATCTTCTAGACATGACCTTTCCAATACACAATGGCGTCATCCAGAATATGGACGACATGCGTTATCTGTGGAAGCATGCTTTTCACAATTTGCTTTCTATTGAACCAGAGGATCACAGCTTACTAATATCGGAGGCACCGCTCTTTAGTCACAAAGACCGCGTTAAGTTGTACGAGGTCATGTTCGAGGAATTCAAATTTCCATTCGTACAGTCCACACCGCAGGGAGTCCTCTCGCTGTTCTCCAACGGCCTGCAGACGGGAGTTGCAGTCGAGTGCGgcgagtgcgtgtcgcattGCACACCCATTTTTGAGGGTTATACAATCCCCAAGGCGAACAGACGGGTAGACTTAGGTGGGCGGAATATCACCGAGTTTCTTGTCAGGCTTATGCAGCGGCGCGGATATAGTTTTAACCAAAGCAGTGATTTTGAAACGGTGAGGTGTATTAAGGAGCGGTTCTGCTACGCTGCTGTGGACCCCAAACTGGAGCAGCGACTAGCGCTTGAGACAACGGTGCTAGAAAAGACATTCCTACTACCGGATGGTTCCAGTTGCAGCATCGGACAGGAGCGCTTCGAGGCGACGGAGGCGCTGTTTCAACCACGTTTAATAGACGTCGAGTGCGAGGGCATTTCCTCCCAGCTCTGGAATTGCATTCAGGCCACAGATATTGACGTGCGGTTTGCTTTGTATTCGCACGTTGTACTTTCCGGTGGCTCAACCATGTTCCCCGGTTTTCCCAGTCGTATTGAGCGCGACATGCGAGCCGCCTATTCCGAGAGAATAGTTAAGGGGGACCCAGAGAGGCTCTCTCGTTTTCCACTGTGTGTTGAAGATCCACCTAGGCGTCGCTGGATGTCGTTTTTAGGTGGAGCAGCCCTTGCGGCGGTGACGGCTGGCAATCACGACATGTGGCTTAGTAAGAAGGAGTGGGATGAAGGCGGTGCTTCTGCCATACAGGCCCGATTTGGGGTTTAG